One Acetobacter oryzoeni genomic window, ATGAGGCAGATATTCAGGCTTCATTGGATCTTCTGAAGCAATTTAATATTGCCCATTTGGCGTTGCGCAAATTGAACGAACTTTCTGGAGGCCAACGCCAGCTTATTGGTCTGGCACAGGCACTTGGCCGCCAACCGCACGCCCTGTTGCTGGATGAGCCACTTAGTGCTCTGGATCTGCATTATCAGTATGCCGTTACAAAACTGCTCACGCAGATCACCCGCACAAATAACCTTGTCACGTTGATGGTGCTGCATGACCTGAACATCGCATTAAACTTGTGCGATCTGGTATGTGTGCTGCATCAAGGCCAAATTATTGCCTCTGGCCCTCCGGCGGAAGTTTTAACTCCAGCACTGCTCCGCACCGTGTACCGCGTAGAGGCACGCATTGAAACGACAGCCGATAACCACCGATTTATCGTGATTACCGACTGTATATAAGAGACTACTCTTTAGCCTTATTACGTCCCGCAAAACGTGTATCTTACCCGCTCTTCAGGCTGCGGAGGTTGTGCATACCGCGCCATATCTGCCTGCTCTGTATAGGGTGAAGCTGTAAGCTTCAGCATTTTCTCAAACAACGTGTAGTCATCATTATTCACGGCAGCACTTATCATGGCCTCTATCAGATGATTGCGCGGGATATAACATGGGTTTACGCCGCGCATGTTTTCCGCCCGCATAGCAGGAGCTT contains:
- a CDS encoding ABC transporter ATP-binding protein → MMADKPFSGLIAQNLTVHYGRHTVLDDLTTPCFPHGRICALLGPNGSGKSTLLRAMSGLLPAKGCVTLDGLQLGSLRLPERSQHCLYLPQALPAPVNITALEAMLAAKRVTLGRQGQSFADAPHEADIQASLDLLKQFNIAHLALRKLNELSGGQRQLIGLAQALGRQPHALLLDEPLSALDLHYQYAVTKLLTQITRTNNLVTLMVLHDLNIALNLCDLVCVLHQGQIIASGPPAEVLTPALLRTVYRVEARIETTADNHRFIVITDCI